Proteins from a genomic interval of Gemmatimonadaceae bacterium:
- a CDS encoding RidA family protein, with the protein MSAAASEVEYYPFPAKTSLPFSAAVRVGNLLFLSGQMGTNDRTEIVPGGIEAETRQTFANMKAILERHGSSLDRAVKCTVMLADMAEWPAMNAVYVKHFPNHLPARSAFGASALALGGRVEIECIATVDA; encoded by the coding sequence TCAGCTGCTGCATCCGAAGTCGAGTACTACCCCTTTCCTGCAAAAACATCGCTCCCCTTCTCGGCGGCGGTCCGCGTCGGGAACCTGCTGTTCCTCTCGGGACAGATGGGCACAAACGACAGGACTGAGATAGTTCCAGGTGGAATCGAAGCGGAAACGCGACAGACGTTCGCCAATATGAAAGCGATTCTGGAGCGACACGGCTCGTCGCTCGACCGCGCAGTGAAATGCACGGTGATGCTGGCCGACATGGCCGAATGGCCGGCAATGAACGCTGTATACGTCAAGCATTTCCCCAATCATCTCCCGGCGCGCAGCGCTTTTGGCGCCTCAGCGCTCGCACTCGGCGGCCGCGTAGAGATCGAGTGTATCGCGACGGTGGACGCGTAA
- a CDS encoding winged helix DNA-binding domain-containing protein — MFRRSNRAIARALEGGRQFTRTELSQVLRKAGIDVTGTQRLAHLMMQAELDAVICSGARRGKQFTYALLDERAPATPVIDRDEALLRLAKIYFTTRGPATSKDFSWWSGLAAADVKRAIQLAGENLERHAEGNQTYWFGESVSEKVKRAPIAHLLPNYDEYFIGFKDRSAIGERLRKSRVKPPSQSFIANLIMIDGQLVGGWTRSVTKDRVSVALNLVMQVTRAERKEVIAAATRYGEFLGVPVDIRG, encoded by the coding sequence GTGTTTCGCCGCAGCAATCGCGCGATCGCCAGAGCTCTGGAGGGAGGCAGACAGTTTACGCGCACGGAGCTCTCGCAGGTTTTGCGCAAGGCGGGAATCGACGTAACCGGGACCCAGCGTCTGGCGCATCTGATGATGCAGGCTGAGCTGGATGCGGTCATTTGCAGCGGTGCCCGGCGCGGCAAGCAGTTCACCTACGCGCTTCTCGATGAGCGTGCCCCGGCGACGCCGGTGATTGATCGCGACGAAGCACTCCTCAGGCTTGCAAAGATCTATTTTACGACGCGCGGTCCGGCGACGTCGAAAGACTTCTCGTGGTGGTCAGGGCTTGCAGCAGCCGATGTGAAGCGAGCTATTCAGCTGGCCGGCGAGAATCTCGAGCGGCATGCCGAAGGCAATCAGACTTACTGGTTCGGCGAGTCGGTATCTGAAAAGGTGAAGCGGGCTCCGATCGCGCATCTGTTGCCGAACTACGACGAGTATTTCATCGGCTTCAAGGATCGCAGCGCAATCGGAGAGCGACTGAGAAAGTCGCGTGTGAAGCCGCCGAGCCAATCGTTCATCGCAAATCTTATCATGATCGATGGGCAACTGGTTGGCGGGTGGACACGCAGCGTCACGAAGGACCGCGTCTCCGTTGCATTGAATCTCGTTATGCAAGTCACGCGTGCTGAGCGGAAGGAAGTAATCGCCGCAGCCACGCGCTACGGCGAGTTCCTGGGAGTTCCGGTCGACATCCGCGGCTAG
- a CDS encoding crosslink repair DNA glycosylase YcaQ family protein, whose product MKLTDIARQRLANQHLTGPRLATPSAVVATLGAVQAQDYPGAKWALAQRTLGAVDETVEKEMTRGSILRTHVLRPTWHFVVPKDIRWMLTLTAPRVSAAMASYIASWSSIPPCFAAAIARSPELWREADSLRARSSRRFCARREST is encoded by the coding sequence TTGAAGCTGACGGACATCGCGAGACAGCGACTGGCAAATCAGCATCTGACCGGACCTCGCCTTGCGACGCCCAGCGCGGTGGTGGCGACGCTTGGCGCTGTTCAGGCGCAGGATTATCCGGGTGCGAAATGGGCGCTCGCTCAACGCACCCTTGGCGCTGTCGACGAGACCGTCGAGAAGGAAATGACGCGAGGATCGATTCTGCGCACGCACGTTCTTCGTCCGACGTGGCATTTTGTCGTTCCGAAGGACATTCGCTGGATGCTCACGCTGACAGCGCCACGCGTCAGCGCAGCGATGGCGTCGTACATCGCAAGCTGGAGCTCGATTCCACCGTGTTTCGCCGCAGCAATCGCGCGATCGCCAGAGCTCTGGAGGGAGGCAGACAGTTTACGCGCACGGAGCTCTCGCAGGTTTTGCGCAAGGCGGGAATCGACGTAA
- a CDS encoding MATE family efflux transporter, with product MTMDTDATATREQALPAVSPPAPSPARSTRGMQDMTTGPITRHLLKTMSFMLVTMIFQTLYFLIDLYWVGRLGTEAVAAVGIAGNLTFIVLALTQMLGVGTTAVISHAVGRKDHDQALILFNQSQVLAMVTGVVFLIVGLIGRMPYSIAMSADATTASLAGDYLLWFIPAMALQFALVAMSSALRAAGNFKPGMVVSSATVVINMILAPFLIFGWGTGYALGVAGAAIASLIAIAIGVVWLAMYFLPKDAFLQFVVADWKPRFDLWRKMLGIGLPAGFEFGLMAVYLFIVYSLTRQFGAAAQAAFGIGMRIVQAGFMPVVALGFSVAPVAGQNFGAREAERVKATFRDGALMAGVWMLFWAIVCNVVAASLVGLFSKDPSVIAVGEEYLRIVSLTFVPSGLLFVASSMFQAMGNTVPSLVSSAVRIVLVAIPAVILSRQPGFELNWIWYLSVGAVLVQLTVSMLLLRREFGRRLRFEGALA from the coding sequence ATGACAATGGATACAGACGCAACCGCAACACGCGAGCAAGCGCTACCGGCGGTCTCACCACCGGCGCCGAGTCCTGCGAGATCGACGCGCGGCATGCAGGACATGACGACGGGTCCCATCACCCGTCATCTGCTCAAGACCATGAGCTTCATGCTCGTGACGATGATTTTTCAAACTCTGTACTTTCTGATCGATCTGTACTGGGTTGGGCGGCTCGGAACTGAGGCCGTCGCTGCCGTCGGCATTGCCGGCAATCTGACCTTCATCGTTCTCGCCCTGACCCAGATGCTCGGCGTGGGCACCACGGCGGTCATCTCACACGCGGTGGGCAGAAAGGACCACGATCAGGCGCTCATCCTGTTCAACCAGTCGCAGGTCCTGGCCATGGTGACGGGGGTCGTGTTTCTCATCGTGGGTCTCATCGGGCGCATGCCTTACTCGATAGCCATGAGCGCCGACGCCACGACGGCGTCACTGGCCGGCGATTATCTACTCTGGTTCATTCCGGCGATGGCCCTGCAGTTCGCTCTGGTAGCGATGAGCTCGGCCCTTCGCGCCGCGGGCAACTTCAAGCCGGGCATGGTGGTCTCGTCGGCGACGGTTGTGATCAACATGATCCTCGCTCCCTTCCTGATCTTCGGATGGGGAACCGGCTACGCGCTCGGCGTTGCCGGCGCGGCGATAGCGTCGCTGATCGCGATTGCCATCGGTGTCGTCTGGCTGGCGATGTACTTCCTTCCCAAGGACGCGTTTCTGCAATTCGTCGTCGCCGACTGGAAGCCGCGATTCGATCTCTGGAGGAAGATGCTCGGTATCGGGCTTCCTGCCGGCTTCGAGTTCGGTCTCATGGCGGTGTATCTGTTCATCGTTTACTCCCTCACGCGGCAGTTTGGCGCCGCGGCGCAAGCGGCTTTCGGAATAGGAATGCGCATCGTGCAGGCCGGATTCATGCCGGTGGTCGCGCTGGGATTCTCCGTTGCGCCGGTAGCGGGACAAAACTTCGGCGCCCGAGAGGCCGAGCGTGTAAAGGCAACGTTCCGCGACGGGGCGCTGATGGCCGGAGTGTGGATGCTGTTCTGGGCGATTGTCTGTAACGTCGTTGCTGCTTCACTCGTTGGGTTATTCTCGAAGGACCCATCCGTGATCGCGGTGGGCGAAGAATATCTTCGCATCGTATCGTTGACGTTCGTGCCGTCGGGCCTCCTCTTCGTCGCCTCGAGCATGTTCCAGGCGATGGGCAACACGGTGCCATCACTGGTCTCATCTGCCGTGCGAATCGTTCTCGTTGCGATTCCTGCAGTAATTCTGTCGCGGCAACCCGGATTCGAGCTCAACTGGATCTGGTATCTCTCGGTCGGCGCAGTGCTTGTGCAGCTGACGGTCAGCATGTTGCTGCTCCGGCGTGAATTCGGACGAAGGCTGCGGTTCGAAGGCGCACTCGCTTGA
- a CDS encoding ankyrin repeat domain-containing protein produces the protein MSRQLTSRSTLENLKREAKRWLKELHANNAEARSRFDQAFPSAPTEPTLRDVQYALAREHGFSGWADVKRSVTGDSAAGKTRAELVHWFLENACPDHHVRGGPAHVMAQHTAMRILERHPEVARERIHTVVVCGDLPEVERLLAERGGAASEKNDLAASDRSGPGRAGDLFREIGPKGWEPLLYLCFARLPLRATNDDAVAIARALLDAGADPNAYFMAGDSRYTPLVGVIGEGEEDRPPHLQRDALVRLLLDRGAEPYDMQVAYNTHFHGDVLWLLQLIYEHSVRLGRKADWADPQWSMLDMGAYGSGARFFLDVAMKNNDRELAEWVLAHGASPNARPPQDPRMSKRSLHDEAVRNGFTEMANLLVRYGAAPSTVALEGIEAFTAACFRRDRDEAQSMLFTHPDYLRSAAPIFAATKRDRVEVVELLLDLGMSPDVEDETKQRPLHIAAYNDSLRAGGLLIGRGAEVDPIESAWGNTPLGAAVYSQSLRMIELLGRVSRDVWNLTFTGNVERLRDVMASEPQLGRVVGSGQSTPLMWLPDDEPPALEIIDLFLANGADPSIRNKDGHSAADRADKRGLFRAAELLRERESA, from the coding sequence ATGTCCAGGCAGCTCACGTCCAGGAGCACCCTCGAGAACCTGAAGAGGGAAGCGAAGCGCTGGCTCAAGGAGCTTCACGCAAACAACGCAGAAGCTCGCAGTCGTTTCGATCAAGCCTTTCCGAGCGCACCAACTGAACCGACTCTGCGCGACGTTCAGTACGCGCTCGCGCGCGAGCACGGATTCTCCGGCTGGGCCGATGTGAAGCGCAGCGTGACCGGCGATTCGGCCGCCGGAAAGACTCGTGCCGAACTCGTTCACTGGTTTCTGGAGAATGCGTGTCCCGATCATCACGTGCGCGGCGGTCCGGCACACGTCATGGCGCAGCACACCGCGATGCGCATTCTCGAGCGGCATCCTGAAGTCGCGCGCGAAAGGATCCACACAGTCGTGGTCTGTGGCGATCTGCCGGAAGTCGAGCGCCTGCTCGCGGAGCGAGGCGGAGCTGCGTCGGAGAAAAACGACCTCGCCGCGTCCGATCGGTCTGGCCCAGGCCGCGCGGGGGATTTGTTCAGAGAGATCGGTCCCAAAGGATGGGAGCCGCTCCTTTACCTTTGCTTTGCGCGGCTTCCTCTCCGAGCGACAAACGACGATGCGGTCGCAATCGCGCGCGCGCTTCTCGATGCCGGCGCAGATCCAAACGCGTACTTCATGGCCGGCGACAGCCGATACACGCCGCTCGTTGGAGTGATCGGGGAAGGCGAGGAAGACCGTCCACCTCATCTTCAGCGTGACGCACTCGTTCGGTTGCTGCTCGATCGCGGCGCCGAGCCGTACGACATGCAGGTCGCTTACAACACACATTTTCACGGCGACGTACTCTGGCTGCTTCAGCTGATCTACGAGCACTCGGTTCGGCTCGGTCGCAAGGCCGACTGGGCCGATCCACAGTGGTCGATGCTCGACATGGGCGCTTACGGTTCGGGGGCTCGCTTTTTCCTGGACGTCGCGATGAAGAACAACGATCGCGAGCTTGCTGAATGGGTCCTCGCGCACGGCGCGAGCCCGAATGCGCGGCCGCCGCAGGACCCGAGAATGTCGAAGCGAAGCCTTCACGACGAGGCCGTGAGAAATGGGTTCACGGAGATGGCAAACCTGCTGGTCCGCTATGGAGCGGCGCCGAGTACGGTCGCTCTCGAAGGAATCGAAGCGTTCACAGCCGCGTGTTTTCGGCGCGATCGCGACGAAGCACAATCGATGCTGTTCACGCATCCGGATTATCTTCGTTCGGCTGCGCCTATCTTCGCCGCCACAAAACGGGATCGTGTGGAGGTCGTCGAGCTCCTCCTCGATCTTGGAATGTCGCCGGACGTCGAGGACGAGACAAAACAGCGGCCGTTGCACATCGCGGCATACAACGATTCCTTGCGCGCAGGCGGCCTCCTCATCGGGCGCGGCGCGGAAGTCGACCCGATCGAGTCGGCCTGGGGCAACACTCCGCTGGGTGCGGCGGTGTACTCGCAAAGCCTGCGCATGATCGAGCTGCTCGGACGAGTGAGCCGGGACGTCTGGAATCTCACGTTCACTGGTAACGTCGAGCGCTTGCGTGACGTGATGGCGAGCGAGCCTCAGCTTGGGCGTGTGGTTGGCAGCGGCCAGAGCACGCCCCTCATGTGGCTGCCCGACGACGAGCCGCCGGCGCTCGAAATCATCGATCTGTTTCTTGCCAACGGCGCCGACCCGTCGATCAGAAACAAGGACGGACACAGCGCTGCCGATCGAGCCGACAAGCGTGGACTGTTCCGCGCGGCCGAATTGCTGCGCGAGAGAGAATCCGCTTAA
- a CDS encoding ankyrin repeat domain-containing protein: MIQPRELRKDEPLLWSTGRGTDVWEMFRASASGDLVSVKRLLRKDPSLVRGAYAYRRPMYFAVRENQLEVAEFLLENGADPVNAWGSDTLPDVALDRGHAEMLTLLEKALARAHGAPRGEVVASAIRERDLPKVRALLDASPDLLHAADLHGNQPIHWAAMTRQLDVIDELLARGADIDAKRSDGARPVQLFNGDYSYRGWRDVPEATTTTPGEALQHLLSCGAYCDICTAAHTENVDRVRELIDEDPSRVNRLDDYVSGYLGSGSPLRNAAARGHLEIVKLLLERGADPNLPEEGIAPRGGALYSAVYGRHFEVATLLLASGADPNAELESSGDVLSIALMNGDQSMIELLCSHGAARRLHLLAYYGDLQTAAAVLAVNPELADDEEAFRNAADEGHDAFVRLMLLYEPDLAKRVTVAAKTRELTEYLFEQGMDPNRPNWLGVTALHHLARSRDVEMAELFIDHGADLHARDEDICSTPLGVGAKYGNVAMVELFLRRGAKPNLPDDPPWATPLAWAKRRGHADVVALLQQHGAK; the protein is encoded by the coding sequence ATGATCCAACCTCGGGAGCTACGAAAGGACGAGCCACTTCTCTGGTCAACGGGCAGAGGCACCGACGTCTGGGAGATGTTCCGCGCCTCCGCCTCCGGCGATCTGGTCAGCGTCAAACGGCTGCTGCGCAAGGACCCGTCTCTCGTGCGTGGAGCGTACGCGTACCGGAGACCGATGTATTTTGCCGTCCGGGAGAATCAGCTCGAGGTCGCCGAATTCCTGCTCGAGAACGGCGCCGATCCAGTGAACGCGTGGGGCAGCGACACGCTGCCCGACGTCGCTCTCGACCGCGGTCATGCCGAGATGCTGACTCTGCTGGAGAAGGCGCTCGCCCGCGCGCATGGAGCACCCAGGGGAGAAGTTGTAGCCTCAGCGATCCGCGAGCGCGATCTGCCGAAAGTTCGGGCCCTCCTCGATGCGTCGCCTGACCTCCTTCACGCCGCCGATTTGCACGGCAATCAGCCGATCCACTGGGCAGCGATGACGCGTCAGCTCGATGTGATCGACGAGCTTCTGGCGCGCGGCGCTGACATCGACGCGAAGCGTTCCGACGGCGCTCGTCCAGTTCAACTCTTCAACGGCGACTACAGTTACCGCGGCTGGCGGGACGTGCCTGAAGCGACGACCACTACGCCGGGAGAAGCACTCCAACACCTGCTCTCGTGTGGCGCGTACTGCGACATATGCACGGCGGCGCATACGGAAAACGTCGATCGTGTGAGAGAGCTGATCGATGAGGATCCGTCGCGCGTGAATCGTCTCGACGACTACGTCTCAGGCTACCTGGGCTCGGGGTCGCCGCTTCGCAACGCAGCTGCCAGGGGTCACCTCGAGATCGTAAAGCTCCTGCTGGAAAGAGGGGCCGATCCGAATCTGCCGGAGGAGGGGATTGCCCCGCGCGGAGGTGCGCTCTATTCGGCGGTTTACGGACGACACTTCGAAGTTGCAACGCTTCTGCTCGCGAGCGGCGCGGATCCGAATGCCGAGCTCGAAAGCTCGGGCGACGTCCTGAGCATTGCATTGATGAACGGCGACCAGAGCATGATCGAGCTCCTCTGCTCCCATGGAGCTGCGCGCCGGCTGCATTTGCTCGCCTACTACGGAGATCTTCAGACAGCCGCTGCTGTCCTTGCGGTCAATCCCGAGCTCGCCGACGATGAAGAAGCGTTTCGAAACGCTGCTGACGAGGGGCACGACGCATTCGTTCGGCTCATGCTTCTCTACGAGCCAGACCTGGCGAAGCGTGTGACCGTGGCCGCGAAGACACGTGAATTGACTGAGTACCTGTTTGAGCAGGGTATGGATCCCAACAGGCCGAACTGGCTCGGTGTCACGGCGCTGCACCACCTCGCGAGATCCAGAGACGTTGAAATGGCGGAGCTCTTCATCGATCACGGCGCCGATCTTCATGCGCGCGACGAAGACATTTGCTCCACACCGCTAGGCGTTGGCGCAAAATACGGAAACGTCGCGATGGTCGAGCTGTTCCTGCGACGCGGTGCTAAGCCAAACCTGCCGGACGATCCGCCGTGGGCCACGCCGCTGGCGTGGGCGAAACGGCGAGGCCACGCTGATGTCGTTGCACTGCTGCAGCAACACGGCGCGAAATAA
- a CDS encoding VOC family protein, with the protein MGTETSTASNVKQAVPFFGVEDMKESLRFYLDGLGFEMKIKWEPDGVLRWCWLQLGDASLMLQEFWKDGRHAGRPEGKLGQGVSICFVCDDALAIYREIKSRGIDASRPFVGNGMWVTTVRDPDGYRIDFESYTDVPEETVLAE; encoded by the coding sequence ATGGGAACTGAAACGAGCACAGCATCGAATGTGAAGCAGGCTGTTCCATTTTTCGGCGTCGAGGACATGAAGGAATCGCTCCGCTTCTACCTGGACGGACTCGGGTTCGAGATGAAGATAAAATGGGAACCCGACGGCGTTCTGCGGTGGTGCTGGCTTCAGCTGGGTGATGCGTCGCTCATGCTTCAGGAGTTCTGGAAGGACGGACGTCACGCCGGGAGGCCCGAAGGAAAGCTGGGCCAGGGCGTGTCGATCTGCTTTGTCTGCGATGATGCGCTCGCTATCTACCGCGAGATCAAGTCGCGGGGAATCGATGCCTCGCGGCCGTTCGTGGGCAACGGAATGTGGGTCACAACCGTTCGTGACCCCGACGGGTATCGGATCGATTTCGAGAGCTACACGGACGTACCCGAAGAGACTGTCCTGGCCGAGTGA
- the cmk gene encoding (d)CMP kinase produces MSTPRTAIAIDGPAASGKSSTAKAVARELGFRHVDSGSLYRAATAARLRRDSDASTWSEDSVLDSARSVSLSPVENGFVPHLNGRPADDEMRGDAVTHRVSTVAKMPRVREWVNAQVRATAKDYDVVVDGRDIGTVVFPAAKLKIFLVADAEERARRRVLERTGREPTEEELFDETARILLRDELDASQSVKAADAVVIDTTRLTQAEQIAKIVELARS; encoded by the coding sequence CGTCCACCGCCAAGGCCGTAGCTCGCGAGCTGGGGTTCCGGCACGTGGATTCAGGCTCGCTCTACAGAGCGGCAACAGCCGCACGGTTACGACGGGACAGCGATGCTTCGACATGGTCGGAAGATTCTGTTCTCGACTCAGCGCGCTCCGTTTCACTCTCTCCGGTCGAGAATGGCTTCGTACCACATCTCAACGGGCGGCCAGCGGACGACGAGATGCGCGGCGATGCGGTGACGCATCGCGTGTCGACAGTCGCGAAAATGCCACGGGTTCGCGAATGGGTGAACGCGCAGGTGCGCGCAACTGCGAAAGATTACGACGTAGTAGTCGACGGTCGTGACATCGGGACCGTCGTCTTCCCGGCTGCAAAGCTCAAGATCTTCCTTGTAGCGGACGCGGAGGAGAGAGCGAGGCGCCGTGTACTCGAGCGGACGGGGCGCGAGCCAACCGAGGAGGAGCTTTTCGATGAGACGGCCAGGATTCTACTGCGCGACGAGCTCGATGCGTCGCAGAGCGTGAAGGCCGCGGACGCGGTGGTGATTGATACGACTCGCCTGACGCAGGCAGAGCAGATTGCAAAGATCGTAGAGCTGGCGCGCAGTTAA